Proteins encoded by one window of Bacteroidota bacterium:
- a CDS encoding 3-hydroxyanthranilate 3,4-dioxygenase yields MAVAAPFNLKKWIDENRHLLKPPVGNQQVYKANEDFIVMVVGGPNARKDFHFEDGEELFYQVEGDITVCIQEDGKARNIEIKEGDMFLLPPNVPHSPRRPANTVGLVIERYRTEKEFDACMWFCEKCNTKLHEEHFPLKDIVNQLPQILNKFYLDVDLRTCKNCGMVMEPPV; encoded by the coding sequence ATGGCAGTAGCAGCACCCTTTAATTTAAAAAAATGGATAGACGAAAATCGTCACTTATTAAAACCACCGGTTGGAAATCAGCAGGTTTATAAAGCGAATGAAGATTTTATTGTGATGGTGGTGGGCGGACCAAATGCGCGTAAGGATTTTCATTTTGAAGATGGTGAGGAATTATTTTATCAGGTGGAAGGTGATATCACTGTTTGTATTCAGGAAGATGGCAAGGCGAGAAATATTGAAATTAAAGAAGGTGATATGTTTTTATTACCACCTAATGTTCCGCATTCACCTCGTCGCCCTGCAAATACTGTTGGACTTGTTATTGAACGCTACCGCACCGAAAAAGAATTCGATGCATGTATGTGGTTTTGCGAAAAATGTAATACCAAATTACATGAAGAACATTTTCCATTAAAGGATATCGTAAATCAATTGCCTCAGATCTTAAATAAATTTTATTTAGATGTTGATCTGCGCACATGTAAAAATTGTGGCATGGTGATGGAGCCGCCGGTGTGA